From Pseudothermotoga thermarum DSM 5069, a single genomic window includes:
- a CDS encoding RidA family protein codes for MKIVSTDQAPKAIGPYSQAVEVNGFVFVSGQIPIDPATGQLVDGDIKKQTERIFENIKAILKAAGCDLSNVVKATVFATDINDFSQINEVYSKYFDQHKPARSFVQVSALPKGAKVEIEVIAFKGDKNG; via the coding sequence ATGAAAATTGTTTCAACTGATCAGGCACCGAAAGCAATAGGTCCTTACTCACAAGCAGTGGAAGTCAACGGGTTTGTTTTTGTTTCAGGGCAAATACCAATCGATCCTGCCACAGGTCAACTCGTGGATGGGGATATCAAAAAGCAAACGGAAAGAATTTTTGAAAACATCAAAGCCATATTGAAAGCCGCTGGATGTGATCTCAGCAACGTCGTCAAGGCAACGGTTTTTGCGACAGACATAAACGATTTTTCGCAGATCAACGAAGTTTATTCCAAGTATTTCGACCAGCATAAACCGGCCAGATCCTTCGTACAAGTTTCAGCGCTTCCAAAGGGTGCAAAAGTCGAAATTGAAGTAATAGCCTTCAAGGGTGATAAAAATGGTTGA
- a CDS encoding transporter permease: MVELTLAHWLYLFFMAAVVVTMFLRKDTPLICLIGALCVAWAVTKSFIGAVQAVFNAIVVTAVELMGIVVVISLMVALSKQMERSGAAAVLISILGKPIKGPKSAFWFVGIITAILALFIWPTPSVALLGSLLVPVAVSAGLSPVATGVSIAIFAYGISLTTDFVIQGAPTLTAKAAGISVGQVMSAMVPLIITWAVIAIPLTYFFTMKANKGYDPKKDIEIFGESILKDKNLKHSTLAKVEAVVVALTFLVNIILMLALKLRGGDATALLGGSAALLLVVFTLIQYKSEGLEVGVEFLRDGFMFGVKIFAPVFAIAALFYMGGGPAKAIFGESGRELLFDLCKALAQKVPLNRFAVAPMQAVIGAITGLDGSGFSGLPLMGTLAGGLSVAAKVRADVLAALGQLTAVNTGGGTIVPWALIAVAGVTKTRPEEIARKNFVPVVLGFVGATIVAMILM; this comes from the coding sequence ATGGTGGAACTTACCTTAGCTCATTGGCTTTATTTGTTCTTCATGGCGGCAGTTGTCGTGACAATGTTTCTACGCAAAGATACGCCTCTTATCTGTTTGATTGGTGCATTGTGCGTCGCCTGGGCAGTCACAAAATCCTTTATAGGGGCTGTTCAAGCGGTTTTCAACGCGATTGTCGTCACAGCAGTTGAGCTGATGGGCATTGTTGTGGTAATCTCCCTGATGGTTGCGCTCTCCAAACAAATGGAAAGAAGTGGAGCAGCAGCAGTCTTGATAAGTATCCTTGGTAAACCAATCAAAGGCCCAAAGTCAGCATTTTGGTTTGTTGGAATAATCACAGCTATTCTTGCGCTCTTCATATGGCCAACACCGTCTGTAGCTCTTCTTGGTAGTTTGTTGGTTCCTGTTGCCGTCAGCGCGGGACTTTCCCCCGTTGCAACAGGTGTTTCCATCGCAATCTTTGCGTATGGTATCTCTTTGACAACAGATTTTGTAATTCAAGGTGCACCAACTTTGACGGCAAAAGCAGCTGGAATTAGCGTTGGACAAGTTATGAGTGCAATGGTTCCGTTGATCATCACTTGGGCGGTTATTGCTATTCCGTTGACCTATTTCTTCACAATGAAGGCCAACAAAGGGTATGATCCAAAGAAAGACATAGAGATATTTGGCGAAAGCATACTCAAGGATAAGAATTTGAAGCATTCCACTTTGGCAAAAGTCGAGGCTGTTGTTGTGGCGTTGACCTTCCTTGTGAATATCATCTTAATGCTCGCATTGAAACTCAGAGGTGGAGATGCAACGGCGTTGCTCGGTGGTTCTGCCGCTTTGTTGCTTGTTGTTTTCACATTGATTCAGTACAAGTCGGAAGGACTTGAGGTGGGTGTTGAATTTCTCAGAGATGGTTTCATGTTTGGAGTAAAGATATTTGCACCTGTTTTTGCAATCGCGGCTTTGTTCTATATGGGTGGAGGTCCGGCAAAAGCAATATTTGGAGAATCTGGAAGAGAGCTACTCTTTGATCTGTGTAAAGCGCTGGCTCAAAAAGTTCCTTTGAATCGATTCGCTGTGGCGCCAATGCAGGCAGTCATTGGTGCAATAACAGGTCTTGATGGTTCGGGATTTTCCGGTTTACCACTCATGGGTACTTTGGCTGGTGGGTTGAGCGTTGCTGCAAAAGTTAGAGCCGATGTACTTGCAGCACTTGGGCAACTAACAGCGGTCAATACCGGTGGTGGAACAATTGTACCATGGGCGTTGATTGCGGTTGCTGGTGTTACAAAGACAAGACCAGAAGAAATCGCTAGAAAGAACTTTGTGCCTGTGGTTCTTGGATTTGTTGGAGCAACTATAGTTGCCATGATTCTCATGTAG
- a CDS encoding DUF6917 domain-containing protein, whose amino-acid sequence MVEPYSSGLLKEDPYAKKVVIMARVVAVLRGKLENRKLSLIPMPSRALKRYEIHELIVTDEQEAAPGKEVNKIAYLAFVEILNPGVAVVGDKVILQDGKTVGRIAGFDETHMPNHENIVIKVEKRMSGEEMGINVDDLIIFLKE is encoded by the coding sequence ATGGTTGAGCCTTACTCGAGTGGTTTGTTGAAAGAAGATCCCTACGCCAAAAAAGTTGTGATCATGGCAAGAGTGGTGGCAGTGTTAAGGGGAAAGCTGGAAAACAGAAAACTTTCTTTGATACCCATGCCTTCAAGAGCTTTGAAAAGGTATGAAATACACGAGTTAATAGTCACCGATGAACAGGAAGCAGCACCGGGAAAAGAGGTCAACAAAATAGCTTACCTTGCGTTTGTTGAAATTTTAAATCCCGGTGTGGCTGTTGTGGGTGACAAAGTAATCCTTCAAGATGGAAAAACCGTTGGAAGAATCGCTGGTTTTGATGAAACGCACATGCCAAACCATGAAAACATAGTTATCAAAGTGGAAAAGCGTATGAGTGGGGAAGAAATGGGGATCAACGTCGATGATTTGATAATTTTCCTAAAGGAGTGA
- a CDS encoding aminotransferase class V-fold PLP-dependent enzyme: MQKYRYHLYKNLKLAMPKILEEAKKAADEIGIPQELRGKFGLTGAISGCHGLLTKEVDEAISAVARKVIPNKVFADEIRDIVKDYYGDDYDALLVSTCEAALWLSFDVLVAPPLTGRGDKYRSRYIIPYERHIHHHGGYGRPVPPYYKDVFADRGCTAGELGFYGKRLENVDVVIVPMAGARYTVHGIKYHPAVLLSGVNAIETAKRIEQAAERYIDTLAGFSSLGYDTVGYGYGEKAEDGAPLLQKKIGELAEKYNVPYIVDNAWGLPFIGTDPRKIGAWVMTYSMDKAAGAPTCGLIIGREDVMVSLRRAMGTHGDRYGTWSSYGKAAYVTFDPGKEALAGAIAALKVLKERADKIKASVDKLYQITVEEFDKLDKRIRPIFKISKSYNSAAVEINYDDCWEKGVPFPIFTIEDMYAGTNILQVGTDAMGIIQTIAYDGNIFISLGLGTTDENGDIIEETTRLAVRGLVKLIEIVAKYAELI, from the coding sequence ATGCAAAAGTACAGGTACCATCTTTACAAGAACTTGAAGTTGGCAATGCCAAAGATACTTGAGGAAGCGAAAAAGGCTGCCGACGAAATTGGTATACCTCAAGAACTGAGAGGAAAGTTTGGTCTCACTGGAGCAATTTCAGGGTGCCATGGTCTATTGACAAAAGAAGTGGATGAAGCCATAAGTGCAGTCGCAAGAAAGGTTATTCCAAATAAAGTCTTTGCCGATGAGATAAGGGATATTGTCAAAGATTACTATGGGGACGACTACGATGCACTTTTAGTGAGCACATGCGAAGCGGCTTTGTGGCTTTCTTTTGATGTTTTGGTTGCACCACCTTTGACTGGTAGGGGAGACAAGTACAGAAGCCGCTACATAATCCCGTACGAAAGACACATTCACCACCACGGTGGGTATGGAAGGCCTGTGCCACCTTACTACAAAGATGTTTTTGCCGACAGAGGATGTACTGCCGGTGAGCTTGGATTTTATGGCAAAAGGCTTGAAAACGTCGATGTGGTCATCGTTCCAATGGCTGGGGCAAGGTACACGGTTCACGGCATAAAATATCATCCTGCAGTTCTTTTGAGCGGTGTGAATGCGATTGAAACCGCCAAGAGAATCGAGCAAGCTGCTGAGAGGTACATCGACACGTTGGCAGGTTTCAGCAGCCTTGGCTATGACACAGTCGGTTATGGTTATGGAGAAAAAGCCGAAGATGGCGCACCATTGCTTCAAAAGAAAATCGGTGAGCTTGCTGAAAAGTACAACGTTCCTTACATAGTTGACAACGCATGGGGTCTTCCATTCATAGGAACGGATCCAAGAAAAATCGGCGCATGGGTTATGACTTACAGCATGGACAAAGCAGCAGGTGCACCAACCTGTGGATTGATCATAGGAAGAGAAGATGTGATGGTTTCCTTGAGAAGAGCTATGGGTACGCACGGTGACAGGTATGGAACTTGGTCTTCTTACGGTAAAGCAGCCTACGTCACCTTCGATCCTGGTAAAGAAGCTTTGGCAGGAGCTATAGCCGCTTTGAAGGTCTTGAAAGAAAGGGCTGACAAAATCAAAGCATCCGTTGACAAGTTGTACCAGATAACCGTTGAGGAGTTCGACAAGCTCGACAAGAGGATCAGACCCATTTTCAAAATTTCCAAAAGTTACAACTCCGCTGCCGTGGAGATCAACTACGACGACTGTTGGGAAAAAGGTGTTCCATTCCCGATATTCACGATCGAAGACATGTACGCCGGAACGAACATACTGCAGGTCGGAACGGATGCGATGGGAATAATACAAACCATCGCATACGATGGTAACATTTTCATATCCCTCGGGCTTGGTACAACGGATGAAAATGGGGATATAATCGAGGAAACAACAAGGCTTGCGGTCAGAGGTTTGGTTAAGTTGATAGAAATAGTTGCAAAGTACGCGGAGTTGATTTGA
- a CDS encoding lactate utilization protein: MREQLYQFKYQKLCEKIKPILERKKFEVYIAKDAAEAKQIVESLIPEGSVVSSGGSVTLVETGILDLLRSGKYKFLDRYNAPDRRKVELEAMSCDYYLCSANAITLDGELVFMDGFGNRVAAVTFGPKNVILVVSANKIVKDLQEARERIRYIAPMNAKRLSLSTPCATTGICEDCASPQRICRHFHVINDSYNLPGRIKIILVLQELGL, translated from the coding sequence GTGAGAGAACAACTTTACCAGTTCAAGTATCAAAAACTTTGCGAAAAGATAAAACCGATTCTTGAAAGGAAAAAGTTTGAAGTCTACATAGCAAAGGATGCCGCTGAAGCTAAACAGATAGTTGAAAGTTTAATCCCAGAAGGAAGTGTTGTCAGCTCTGGCGGATCTGTCACTTTGGTTGAAACAGGAATATTGGACTTACTTAGAAGCGGAAAGTACAAATTTTTGGATAGGTACAACGCTCCAGACAGAAGAAAGGTTGAACTTGAAGCAATGAGTTGTGATTATTACCTTTGCAGTGCAAACGCAATAACTTTGGACGGAGAACTTGTCTTCATGGATGGATTTGGAAACAGAGTGGCAGCTGTGACCTTTGGTCCTAAGAACGTTATCTTGGTTGTCAGCGCAAACAAAATTGTGAAGGATTTACAAGAAGCACGCGAAAGAATACGGTACATTGCGCCGATGAACGCAAAAAGGCTGTCGCTTTCAACTCCCTGTGCAACCACAGGTATTTGTGAAGATTGTGCTTCCCCACAGAGAATATGCAGACATTTTCATGTTATAAACGATTCTTACAATCTTCCTGGAAGAATTAAGATCATTTTAGTGTTGCAGGAACTCGGTTTGTAA
- a CDS encoding FAD-dependent oxidoreductase produces the protein MRKPKIVVVGGGWGGCAAAAAAAKAGAEVTLLERTDMLLGTGLVGGIFRNNGRFTAAEEMLAMGADIFTVMDNCTTHKNVEFPGHKHASLYNVYKIEPAVRSYLTELGVKIMTNARVIDAAKEGNKIRCVVVENVGPVEGDVFVDATGTSAVPANCTKYGNGCAMCILRCHSFGPRISITTKVGVEEWVGKKSDGTVGAMSGSCKLCKDSIDPQIVKELEEKGCVVIPIPESVREEEKLLSMKACQQYALKEFIENLVLLDTGPAKLMVPFFPLERLRKIPGMEKARYEDPIAGGKGNSMRFFGFANCNTHLQAIGPVDNLFCAGEKAGAMVGHTEAIVTGTLAGHNAVRKAIGEKLLELPWELAVGDFVNYVIGEMKKEEGRQYKYTFSGSIYFERMKAKGLYTTDVQVIRERVKKAGLQSIFNTKLV, from the coding sequence TTGCGTAAGCCAAAAATAGTGGTTGTCGGTGGAGGGTGGGGAGGTTGTGCGGCTGCAGCTGCGGCTGCTAAAGCTGGTGCCGAGGTAACACTTTTAGAAAGAACGGATATGCTTTTGGGAACAGGATTAGTTGGGGGAATCTTCAGAAACAACGGAAGATTCACAGCTGCAGAGGAAATGCTTGCGATGGGTGCGGATATATTCACCGTGATGGACAACTGTACAACACACAAAAACGTCGAATTTCCTGGGCACAAGCATGCAAGTCTTTACAACGTTTACAAAATCGAACCAGCCGTGAGGTCTTATTTGACAGAACTTGGTGTCAAAATCATGACGAATGCAAGAGTTATCGATGCAGCTAAAGAAGGCAACAAAATAAGATGTGTTGTCGTTGAAAACGTTGGTCCAGTTGAAGGAGATGTCTTTGTCGATGCGACTGGTACGTCAGCTGTCCCAGCAAATTGTACAAAGTACGGCAACGGCTGTGCTATGTGCATATTAAGGTGTCACAGTTTTGGACCAAGGATAAGCATAACGACAAAAGTTGGAGTGGAAGAGTGGGTTGGTAAAAAGTCTGATGGTACAGTTGGCGCAATGAGTGGATCGTGCAAGCTTTGCAAAGATTCCATCGATCCACAAATTGTAAAGGAGCTTGAGGAAAAAGGTTGTGTGGTAATACCTATTCCAGAATCGGTCAGAGAAGAAGAGAAATTGCTTTCAATGAAAGCTTGCCAACAGTATGCACTTAAGGAATTCATTGAAAACCTCGTTTTGCTCGATACTGGTCCTGCGAAACTTATGGTTCCTTTTTTCCCACTTGAAAGACTAAGAAAAATACCGGGAATGGAAAAGGCAAGGTATGAGGATCCAATTGCAGGCGGAAAAGGAAATTCTATGAGATTCTTCGGTTTTGCCAATTGCAATACGCACCTTCAGGCTATTGGTCCTGTTGATAATTTGTTCTGCGCTGGAGAAAAAGCAGGAGCCATGGTCGGTCACACCGAAGCCATAGTCACAGGTACCCTGGCTGGTCACAACGCAGTTAGAAAAGCTATAGGTGAGAAGTTGTTGGAGTTGCCGTGGGAATTGGCTGTAGGAGATTTTGTGAACTATGTGATAGGTGAGATGAAGAAAGAAGAAGGACGTCAGTACAAGTACACCTTTTCAGGATCAATTTACTTTGAAAGAATGAAGGCTAAAGGTTTGTACACTACAGATGTTCAAGTTATTCGCGAGAGAGTTAAAAAAGCCGGATTACAATCAATTTTCAACACCAAATTAGTTTAA
- a CDS encoding helix-turn-helix transcriptional regulator, which produces MRKVHPLLKPLIPITKGLAAMLGPDYEIVLHDVSDPEHSVIAIENGHVTGRTVGSPLTDFGLYLLKSPKFKDVDYIANYMTTTSDGRILKSTTIFIRDESGKIIGFLCINFDTTKLSICKQMIDQALTFQTLEELTGAEHESFAKKVDELLLEVIDEVKKKTGKPLRFATKEEKIEVIRKLDEKGFFLLKGAVEALAKEMGNSKFTIYAYLREARSKKNAML; this is translated from the coding sequence ATGAGAAAGGTTCATCCGTTGTTAAAACCGTTGATACCAATAACAAAAGGGTTGGCCGCGATGCTCGGTCCAGATTACGAAATAGTTTTGCACGATGTTTCTGATCCGGAGCATTCAGTTATCGCCATCGAAAACGGTCATGTGACCGGTAGGACCGTTGGATCACCGTTGACGGATTTTGGTTTGTATCTTCTAAAGTCTCCAAAATTCAAGGATGTTGACTACATAGCCAACTACATGACCACGACTTCGGATGGAAGGATTTTAAAATCCACCACGATTTTCATAAGGGATGAAAGCGGAAAAATCATAGGTTTTCTGTGCATCAACTTCGACACCACAAAGCTTTCCATCTGTAAGCAGATGATAGACCAAGCTTTGACCTTTCAAACCCTTGAAGAACTGACGGGCGCCGAACATGAAAGTTTTGCAAAAAAAGTTGATGAACTACTTTTGGAAGTCATAGACGAGGTTAAAAAGAAAACGGGTAAACCACTGAGGTTTGCCACCAAGGAGGAGAAAATAGAAGTTATACGAAAGCTCGATGAAAAAGGCTTTTTCTTGCTCAAAGGAGCGGTTGAAGCGTTGGCAAAAGAGATGGGAAATTCGAAGTTCACAATTTATGCTTACCTTCGTGAGGCAAGGTCGAAAAAGAACGCAATGTTGTAA
- a CDS encoding M20/M25/M40 family metallo-hydrolase — translation MEKRLIELYERLVNTDTGFDIDYSTKLARTSFVVDELRKLGFSAHQEEAAHVAILGEPPYITLIGHLDTVFKEGESSKRPFKVVDSIAYGPGVADMKGGIIVLLKVAEEAVKSGVKNLCIIMNVDEELGSKASRKTFYAYAEKSLCCLSFEPGGENGSLILTRKGIVPTNLYVKGIKGHAARLHEGANAILEAARKIDQIYSLNGKFGSVTLNPTLINGGEKSNITPDSCKVYFDIRYLERNDFEKCKLALEKICSETTVPGTSCQIEFEESRPSMTLHPKMKEAVEKVLNKLGINVEFEHSSGGADSAFFSQANVPTLDGLGICGGKFHSEQEFALLDTFEPRVKIALELIRYFSEVKE, via the coding sequence ATGGAAAAACGTTTGATAGAACTCTATGAAAGATTGGTTAACACAGATACCGGCTTTGATATAGATTATTCGACAAAACTTGCTAGAACAAGCTTTGTTGTTGATGAACTTAGGAAATTAGGTTTTTCAGCTCACCAAGAAGAAGCCGCTCATGTTGCCATTTTAGGCGAACCCCCATACATAACTTTGATAGGCCATCTAGACACTGTTTTTAAGGAAGGCGAATCATCCAAAAGACCTTTCAAAGTAGTTGATTCAATTGCCTATGGACCAGGCGTTGCAGACATGAAAGGTGGAATTATCGTCCTTTTGAAGGTGGCAGAAGAAGCTGTGAAAAGTGGAGTAAAGAACCTTTGCATAATTATGAACGTCGACGAAGAACTTGGATCAAAAGCCAGCAGGAAAACCTTCTATGCCTACGCCGAAAAAAGTCTGTGTTGCCTTTCCTTCGAACCTGGTGGAGAAAACGGATCATTGATTCTAACTAGAAAAGGTATTGTTCCTACAAACCTTTATGTTAAAGGTATCAAAGGGCATGCAGCAAGGTTGCACGAAGGTGCAAATGCCATCTTGGAAGCCGCAAGGAAGATAGATCAAATATACTCGCTCAACGGCAAATTCGGTTCTGTTACACTCAACCCCACTTTGATAAACGGCGGTGAAAAATCGAACATAACGCCAGATTCCTGCAAAGTTTACTTTGATATTCGCTACCTTGAAAGAAATGATTTCGAAAAATGCAAGCTGGCTCTTGAAAAAATATGCTCTGAAACAACTGTCCCTGGAACAAGCTGTCAAATCGAGTTTGAAGAAAGCCGTCCTTCGATGACCCTTCATCCAAAGATGAAGGAAGCCGTTGAAAAGGTATTAAACAAGCTTGGAATAAACGTTGAATTTGAACATTCCAGCGGTGGTGCAGACAGCGCCTTTTTCTCACAAGCTAACGTACCGACTTTGGACGGCCTTGGAATCTGCGGAGGTAAATTCCATTCAGAGCAAGAATTCGCGCTTTTGGACACCTTTGAACCGAGGGTGAAAATAGCGCTAGAGCTTATCAGGTACTTTTCGGAGGTGAAAGAATGA
- the dapF gene encoding diaminopimelate epimerase: MVAEGILMNKIPFTKMNGAGNDFIVFDNRDGILDNLDLKAFVKKICDRRFSLGADGVLVLENSKIADFSMRYFNSDGSEAEMCGNGARCIARFAYLKGVAKEKMIFETKAGLYEAEVVEDRVRVKFPDVDLSKIQLDQSYKFSEELEKYHFATVGVPHTVFYVDDFSNLTHEKIVELGRKVRYCTEIFPKGANVNFVKVIDENTIAVRTYERGVEDETYACGTGAVSCAIVSTLLGKVKPPVVVKVLGGTLKVHFKIEGQKTTEIFLEGDARVVAEGYILPDGWSW; this comes from the coding sequence ATGGTTGCTGAAGGAATTTTGATGAACAAGATTCCTTTCACAAAAATGAATGGCGCGGGTAATGATTTTATAGTTTTCGACAATCGAGACGGCATTCTCGATAACCTAGATCTTAAAGCCTTTGTGAAGAAAATCTGCGATCGAAGGTTCTCACTCGGAGCCGATGGAGTACTTGTTTTGGAAAATTCCAAAATTGCAGATTTTTCGATGAGATATTTCAACAGCGATGGATCTGAAGCTGAGATGTGTGGCAACGGAGCAAGATGCATTGCAAGGTTTGCATATTTAAAAGGTGTTGCAAAGGAAAAGATGATCTTTGAGACTAAAGCAGGACTTTACGAAGCTGAAGTTGTGGAAGATCGCGTCCGGGTTAAATTCCCGGACGTGGATCTTTCAAAGATTCAACTTGATCAAAGTTATAAATTTTCAGAGGAATTGGAGAAATACCACTTTGCGACTGTCGGTGTTCCGCACACGGTTTTCTACGTGGACGATTTTTCAAACTTGACGCATGAAAAAATTGTTGAGCTTGGCAGAAAAGTCAGATATTGCACCGAAATTTTTCCAAAAGGAGCAAATGTCAACTTTGTCAAGGTGATCGATGAAAACACCATAGCCGTTCGAACTTACGAAAGAGGGGTAGAAGATGAAACCTACGCGTGTGGAACAGGAGCTGTGAGTTGTGCAATTGTTTCAACTTTGCTTGGAAAAGTTAAACCACCGGTTGTTGTGAAAGTTCTTGGTGGAACACTCAAGGTTCACTTTAAAATCGAAGGTCAAAAGACAACTGAGATCTTTTTGGAAGGCGATGCAAGGGTCGTTGCAGAAGGATATATTCTGCCAGACGGTTGGAGTTGGTAA